The Christiangramia flava JLT2011 genome has a segment encoding these proteins:
- a CDS encoding DUF420 domain-containing protein encodes MKTINTSDKVAVPVIIGLSLAVPLIVLILMLLPERYNLFGTDSLTFPTFHGILNFLTAFLLILGYNFQLNKQFTKHRNTMIAAFGLSSIFLVSYVLSKISNEPVPYGGDGVLRYIYFFILITHIVLSAIIVPLVLFTMYRGLSGDYEKHRKVARWTFPIWLYVAVTGVLVFVLMYPYY; translated from the coding sequence GTGAAAACTATAAATACTTCAGATAAGGTCGCGGTACCTGTGATCATTGGGCTTTCCCTGGCGGTGCCATTAATCGTTTTGATATTGATGCTGCTTCCTGAGCGGTACAATCTTTTCGGAACAGATAGCCTTACCTTTCCAACCTTCCACGGAATTTTGAATTTCCTAACCGCCTTTTTACTCATTTTAGGCTATAATTTCCAATTGAATAAGCAGTTTACAAAACACCGAAATACGATGATCGCTGCGTTCGGGCTTTCCAGTATTTTCCTGGTAAGTTACGTGCTTTCCAAGATCAGCAATGAGCCGGTGCCTTACGGGGGCGATGGCGTGTTGCGCTATATCTATTTCTTTATCCTGATCACCCATATTGTGCTTTCGGCTATCATTGTGCCGTTGGTGTTGTTCACCATGTATCGCGGACTCAGCGGAGATTATGAAAAGCATCGGAAAGTGGCTCGATGGACTTTCCCAATATGGCTGTATGTGGCTGTTACCGGTGTGTTGGTGTTCGTGCTGATGTATCCCTATTACTAA
- a CDS encoding ABC transporter ATP-binding protein: MIQITNLHKSYKTGSNSLHVLKGINFSVKEGELVSIMGSSGSGKSTLLNILGMLDEADTGSYVLDGVTIKNLNEKQAARYRNKFLGFIFQSFNLISYKSALDNVALPLYYQGMARGERMDRAMAYLEKVGLADWSGHLPNQLSGGQKQRVAIARALASDPKVLLADEPTGALDTKTSYEVMDLIQQINDEGRTILVVTHENDIAHMTKRIVNLKDGLIIEDTPVQQVRALENV; encoded by the coding sequence ATGATTCAGATTACCAACCTTCACAAATCCTATAAAACGGGTTCTAATTCTTTACATGTACTGAAGGGCATCAACTTCAGTGTCAAAGAAGGTGAACTGGTTTCCATTATGGGATCTTCCGGTTCCGGAAAATCAACGCTTCTGAATATCCTCGGAATGCTGGACGAAGCCGATACTGGTTCGTACGTCCTGGACGGAGTGACCATTAAAAACCTGAATGAAAAGCAGGCAGCTCGCTACCGAAATAAATTCCTGGGATTCATTTTTCAGTCTTTTAACCTGATCAGCTACAAATCGGCTTTGGATAATGTGGCTTTGCCTTTGTACTATCAGGGAATGGCCCGCGGGGAACGTATGGATCGTGCGATGGCCTACCTGGAAAAGGTGGGGCTTGCAGATTGGAGCGGGCATTTGCCCAATCAGCTTTCCGGAGGACAAAAACAACGAGTAGCGATCGCGAGAGCCCTGGCCAGTGATCCAAAAGTTCTGCTCGCAGATGAGCCCACCGGGGCTTTGGATACAAAAACTTCTTACGAGGTAATGGATCTCATCCAGCAGATCAACGACGAGGGACGAACCATCCTGGTGGTGACCCATGAAAATGACATCGCTCATATGACCAAAAGGATCGTAAACCTTAAGGACGGTCTGATAATCGAAGACACCCCGGTTCAACAAGTAAGAGCTCTGGAAAATGTTTGA
- a CDS encoding ABC transporter permease, whose protein sequence is MFDLERWDEIFETIRKNKLRTFLTGLSVASGIFILVILLGVGQGMQNGIAREFERDASNLIFVFPGVTSKEYKGLNPGRRIQLKNEDYNKILLQHADMLDKTSAVYQLPTGDMVYKKENGSYRSDGVFPAFQVLENISLTAGRFINMNDLENREKVVVIGRRIQLDLFKKEDPIGKTVKIGGVGFKVIGTFTDPGGEREESRFAIPITTAQTIYGGGNDIARMYITLKQDDNFDEAVATSQYFTGQLEQFLKNQHTIAPDDNSAIYINNTLENAKRFFMLMKMIRLFFWGVGIFTIIAGVVGVSNIMLIIVKERTREIGIRKALGAQPWSIIGMILHESIFVTAIAGFTGLILSLLLLEVFGPQVKDITEYIYNPSVNFSVAVNTVILLVIAGAVAGFFPAWRAARIKPIVALRDE, encoded by the coding sequence ATGTTTGATTTGGAAAGATGGGATGAGATCTTTGAGACCATCCGGAAAAATAAATTACGAACTTTTTTAACCGGCCTTTCGGTTGCTTCCGGAATTTTTATCCTGGTAATTCTTTTAGGTGTTGGCCAGGGGATGCAAAATGGGATTGCCCGGGAGTTTGAACGCGATGCTTCCAACCTGATTTTCGTATTTCCAGGTGTTACTTCCAAAGAATATAAAGGTTTGAATCCCGGCCGAAGGATCCAGTTGAAAAATGAAGATTACAACAAGATACTTTTGCAGCATGCAGATATGCTGGATAAAACTTCTGCTGTGTACCAGTTGCCAACCGGAGATATGGTATATAAAAAGGAAAACGGAAGTTATCGCTCAGACGGGGTTTTTCCCGCCTTTCAGGTGTTGGAGAACATCAGTTTAACCGCAGGGAGGTTTATCAATATGAATGACCTCGAAAACCGTGAGAAAGTAGTGGTGATTGGTCGAAGAATTCAGCTGGACCTTTTCAAAAAAGAAGATCCAATCGGGAAAACGGTTAAAATTGGTGGGGTAGGTTTCAAGGTGATCGGGACGTTTACAGATCCCGGTGGTGAGCGCGAAGAATCACGTTTTGCTATTCCTATTACCACTGCCCAGACCATTTACGGCGGTGGAAATGATATTGCCAGGATGTACATCACTCTGAAACAGGACGATAATTTTGATGAGGCCGTGGCAACTTCTCAATATTTTACAGGCCAACTGGAACAATTTCTGAAGAATCAGCATACCATTGCGCCAGATGACAACAGTGCGATCTATATCAATAATACTCTGGAAAATGCCAAAAGATTCTTTATGCTTATGAAGATGATCAGGCTGTTCTTCTGGGGTGTTGGGATTTTTACCATTATCGCCGGAGTTGTTGGAGTAAGCAATATTATGCTGATCATCGTTAAAGAGCGCACCCGTGAAATCGGGATCAGGAAAGCACTTGGTGCGCAGCCCTGGTCGATTATCGGGATGATCCTGCACGAATCCATTTTCGTAACGGCCATTGCGGGATTTACAGGCCTTATTTTAAGCCTTTTATTACTGGAAGTATTCGGTCCACAGGTGAAAGATATCACCGAATATATTTACAATCCTTCTGTAAACTTTTCCGTGGCTGTAAATACGGTGATCCTACTGGTCATCGCGGGGGCTGTTGCCGGATTTTTCCCGGCCTGGCGCGCGGCCAGAATTAAACCTATTGTAGCATTAAGAGACGAATAA
- a CDS encoding ABC transporter permease yields the protein MFSRDRWNEIIEALTSNWFRTLLTAFGVLWGIFILVILLAAGKGLENGVKQGFGGIATNTMFMWTQVASKPYKGMPKGRRYNFEVEDVAAIKNDVPNLRIVSPRNQLGGFRGNNNVTRGLNTGAYNIYGDYPEIIQQEPMDILEGRFINYSDINEKRKVAVIGGGVKAGLYDKEEEVLGSYIKINGVNFMVIGIYKKKGNNGDAEEMQKEIYVPFTSFSQAFNMGNRVGWMAITADDGHPITDLKQDVMDVVKKRHLIHPEDDRAVGNFDLYQEFNRVNQLFIALKGVAYFVGTLVLLSGIIGISNIMLIVVKERTNEIGVRRALGATPWSIRGQILLESIFLTIISGMMGIILATGLIWLVNQQLEGVDTSETMFLNPSVDLLVVFTALAILIISGLLAGLIPAQQAIKVKPVDALRTE from the coding sequence ATGTTTAGCAGGGATCGTTGGAACGAAATAATAGAAGCATTGACCTCGAACTGGTTCAGGACATTGCTTACCGCATTCGGCGTGCTTTGGGGAATCTTCATTCTTGTAATTCTCCTGGCTGCCGGAAAAGGACTTGAAAATGGCGTTAAACAGGGGTTTGGCGGAATTGCCACGAATACCATGTTCATGTGGACACAGGTGGCTTCCAAGCCTTATAAAGGGATGCCAAAAGGACGCCGGTATAATTTTGAAGTGGAAGATGTGGCGGCCATTAAAAACGATGTGCCTAATCTTCGGATTGTTTCACCGCGTAATCAGTTAGGAGGCTTTCGCGGGAATAATAATGTCACCAGGGGATTGAATACCGGGGCCTATAATATTTATGGCGATTACCCTGAGATCATTCAGCAGGAACCCATGGATATCCTGGAGGGGCGGTTTATAAATTATTCAGATATCAATGAAAAGCGGAAGGTCGCGGTCATTGGTGGCGGGGTCAAAGCCGGACTTTATGATAAAGAGGAGGAAGTGCTGGGTAGCTATATCAAGATAAACGGGGTGAACTTCATGGTGATTGGTATCTATAAGAAAAAAGGAAATAACGGTGATGCCGAGGAGATGCAAAAGGAGATCTATGTACCGTTTACCTCTTTTTCCCAGGCGTTTAATATGGGCAACCGCGTTGGCTGGATGGCGATCACGGCAGATGATGGTCACCCGATCACCGATCTCAAACAGGACGTGATGGATGTGGTGAAGAAGCGCCATCTTATTCACCCGGAAGATGACCGTGCGGTGGGTAATTTTGATCTTTACCAGGAATTCAATCGCGTGAACCAGCTCTTTATTGCGCTGAAAGGTGTGGCCTATTTTGTGGGAACCCTGGTATTGCTTTCGGGAATTATCGGGATCAGTAATATCATGCTCATCGTGGTCAAGGAACGAACCAATGAAATTGGAGTGCGCAGAGCACTTGGGGCAACACCTTGGTCCATTAGGGGACAGATCCTTTTGGAGTCAATTTTCCTAACAATCATTTCAGGAATGATGGGAATCATTCTGGCTACCGGTCTTATCTGGCTGGTGAATCAACAGCTGGAAGGTGTGGATACTTCAGAAACCATGTTTTTGAATCCTTCCGTAGATCTTTTAGTGGTCTTTACGGCCCTGGCCATTTTGATCATTTCAGGATTGCTGGCAGGACTCATTCCCGCTCAGCAAGCGATAAAAGTTAAACCCGTAGACGCTTTGCGTACCGAATAA
- a CDS encoding efflux RND transporter periplasmic adaptor subunit, whose protein sequence is MKKYVTILILAVIAITFVGALYYLYEKNQEDPVVYQTEEPFEQTIVKKTVATGKIVPKEEVLIKPNISGVIDEIYIEAGDQVKQGDLIAKIRVIPNVSSLQSAKDAVSTARINLDNEKKNYDRQKALFDKGVISANDFDNVEVSYKRAEQNYKSAQQNYEIVRTGTTSGIGSAANTLIRSTVEGMVLDVPVKAGNQVIESNNFNDGTTIATLANVNNMIFEGKVDESEVGKIKEDLPLEVTVGAIENKSFDAVLDYIAPKGVEENGAIQFEIKGTLDKADTTFIRAGLSANASIILAKAENVLAIKEALVQFDDETQKPYVEVMTGDQEFKRQDLELGVSDGINVEVISGVKKGDKIKVWNQLKPAPNEIGQN, encoded by the coding sequence ATGAAAAAATACGTAACCATCTTAATCCTGGCAGTCATTGCCATTACCTTTGTCGGGGCTCTGTACTATTTGTATGAGAAAAATCAAGAAGACCCTGTTGTTTATCAAACCGAAGAGCCTTTCGAGCAGACCATTGTGAAGAAAACAGTGGCTACCGGGAAGATCGTTCCGAAGGAAGAGGTGCTCATCAAGCCAAATATTTCCGGAGTTATTGACGAGATTTATATTGAGGCCGGAGACCAGGTGAAACAGGGAGATCTGATCGCTAAAATTCGGGTCATTCCGAATGTGTCTTCTCTGCAAAGCGCTAAAGACGCTGTTTCTACTGCGAGGATCAACCTGGATAATGAGAAGAAAAACTACGATCGCCAGAAAGCCTTGTTTGATAAAGGCGTGATCTCTGCCAACGATTTTGATAATGTGGAAGTTTCCTATAAACGAGCGGAACAAAATTATAAATCGGCCCAGCAGAATTACGAGATCGTTCGCACCGGTACGACCAGCGGAATTGGCAGTGCGGCAAATACCTTGATCCGTTCAACTGTGGAAGGCATGGTGCTGGATGTTCCGGTAAAGGCTGGAAACCAGGTGATCGAAAGTAATAATTTCAACGACGGAACAACCATCGCGACCCTGGCCAACGTTAATAATATGATTTTTGAAGGTAAGGTTGATGAAAGTGAAGTGGGGAAGATCAAGGAAGATCTTCCGCTGGAAGTAACAGTAGGAGCGATTGAAAATAAATCTTTTGATGCTGTACTGGATTATATCGCCCCGAAAGGAGTTGAGGAAAATGGCGCTATCCAGTTTGAGATCAAAGGAACTTTAGACAAGGCTGATACAACTTTCATCCGCGCCGGCTTGAGTGCGAACGCCTCGATCATCCTGGCAAAAGCTGAAAATGTGCTGGCTATCAAGGAAGCACTGGTGCAGTTTGATGACGAAACCCAGAAGCCTTATGTGGAAGTCATGACCGGTGACCAGGAATTCAAAAGACAGGACCTGGAACTTGGAGTGAGCGACGGGATCAATGTAGAGGTGATCAGCGGTGTGAAGAAAGGCGACAAGATCAAGGTTTGGAACCAGCTGAAACCGGCACCTAACGAAATCGGCCAAAACTAA
- a CDS encoding TolC family protein: MRNYSLLAIILLFGGILQAQEKKWSLEECVNYALENNISIKQSELDVELSDIEKKDAIGNFIPNLNAQATNAWNTGLTQNVTTGILQNQTVRNFSANATASLTLFDGLRNFKSLQRARLSRLASQYSLDKMKDDIALFVADAYLQVLFNKQNLEVLKAQNEVTQQQLDRTGELVDAGVLPEGDLLEIRASMADENQQMIIAQNQIRISLISLAQTLGIKDYETFDIEERDYDIIGNEMLDRSVYDIIERAKEERSEIKIAEANKDLAEQDVAISKGAYMPSLGAFFNYNTRESGQGRITGFSADGTFNTIGFVQETEQAVVTPNTVASVGAPLPFFDQLSRNDGFSYGFQLNIPILNGFATRNQVRRNEVAVKRAEFNLEQAELDLEANVYQAYTDAKGAYESYEAALAAAEAQEKAFQYANDRYDVGLTNAFDFNQAKVRYENAQREVLRAKYDYIFKLKVVELYFGVPVRDLKF, from the coding sequence ATGAGAAATTATAGCTTACTAGCCATTATATTGCTTTTCGGTGGCATTCTTCAGGCACAGGAGAAAAAATGGAGCCTGGAAGAATGTGTGAACTACGCCCTGGAAAACAACATTTCCATCAAACAAAGTGAACTGGACGTGGAGTTGAGCGACATTGAAAAGAAAGATGCGATTGGGAATTTTATTCCAAATCTCAATGCACAGGCTACCAATGCCTGGAATACCGGTCTCACACAGAACGTGACCACGGGTATTCTTCAGAATCAAACCGTACGAAACTTTTCAGCAAACGCGACCGCGAGTCTGACGCTTTTCGACGGCCTAAGAAACTTTAAATCCCTGCAACGAGCCCGTTTGTCCAGACTGGCAAGCCAGTATTCTTTAGATAAGATGAAGGATGATATCGCGCTTTTCGTAGCTGATGCTTACCTGCAGGTATTGTTCAATAAGCAGAATCTGGAAGTGCTGAAAGCTCAGAACGAAGTAACTCAGCAACAACTTGATAGAACCGGGGAACTTGTCGATGCCGGGGTGCTTCCGGAAGGAGATTTACTGGAGATCAGGGCCTCAATGGCTGATGAAAACCAGCAAATGATCATCGCTCAGAACCAGATCAGGATCTCCCTGATCTCGCTGGCGCAGACCCTGGGCATCAAAGATTACGAAACTTTCGATATTGAAGAGCGGGACTATGATATTATTGGAAATGAAATGTTAGACCGCTCGGTTTATGATATTATCGAACGAGCCAAGGAAGAGCGTTCAGAGATTAAGATCGCCGAAGCCAATAAAGACCTGGCAGAGCAGGACGTCGCCATTTCCAAAGGAGCCTATATGCCTTCCCTTGGAGCTTTCTTCAATTACAACACCAGGGAATCTGGGCAGGGAAGGATCACCGGTTTTTCAGCTGATGGAACTTTTAATACCATTGGTTTTGTTCAGGAAACGGAGCAGGCAGTTGTAACGCCCAATACGGTGGCAAGCGTTGGGGCACCGCTCCCATTCTTTGACCAGCTCTCCAGAAACGACGGTTTTTCCTATGGTTTTCAACTAAATATTCCAATTTTAAACGGATTCGCGACCCGAAACCAGGTACGCAGAAATGAAGTTGCCGTAAAACGCGCAGAATTTAACCTGGAGCAGGCTGAACTTGACCTGGAAGCGAACGTTTATCAGGCGTATACAGATGCTAAAGGTGCTTACGAAAGTTATGAAGCGGCCCTCGCCGCTGCGGAAGCACAGGAAAAAGCTTTTCAATATGCCAATGATCGTTATGATGTTGGGCTGACCAATGCATTCGATTTTAACCAGGCAAAAGTGCGCTATGAGAACGCCCAGCGCGAAGTTTTAAGGGCGAAGTATGACTATATTTTCAAATTAAAAGTCGTAGAATTATATTTCGGTGTTCCGGTAAGGGACCTAAAATTTTAA
- a CDS encoding efflux RND transporter periplasmic adaptor subunit, with protein MKKKTLFIIVAVIAVLIILLIVGKKAGWFGNSNNVEQVEVSDIKPMDIVETVSATGKIQPEVEVKLSSEVSGEIIELPVVEGQQVQKGDLLVRINPDIYQSNLERVRASYQNARANYSQAQATLKQSEANYNRNKTLFERGVISKSEWDQITSDFEVSQANKESAYFSMQSAAASVNEATDNLGRTNIYAPMTGTISKLDAELGERVVGTQQMAGTEILRVANLDNMEVEVDVNENDIVKVSVGDSTVVEVDAYLKKEFKGVVTEISNTADNELTTDQVTNFKVKVRILKDSYGDLLEGKPENFSPFRPGMTATVDIITAQAKEVIAVPISSIVIKTDTTATKKVLISEPVDENQQKFECVFVKDGNKAKLRVVKTGIQDDTFIEISEGLKEGEEVITGPYSTVTKELQPGDEIEVKKGGPPNAD; from the coding sequence ATGAAAAAGAAGACACTTTTCATCATCGTTGCAGTCATCGCTGTACTCATCATTTTATTGATCGTTGGTAAGAAAGCCGGCTGGTTCGGCAATTCCAACAATGTGGAACAGGTTGAAGTTTCAGATATCAAGCCTATGGATATCGTAGAAACGGTTTCGGCAACTGGAAAAATTCAGCCGGAAGTGGAAGTGAAATTGTCTTCGGAAGTTTCCGGAGAAATTATCGAGCTTCCCGTGGTAGAAGGCCAGCAGGTGCAGAAAGGTGATCTTTTGGTTCGCATCAATCCTGATATTTACCAGTCCAACCTGGAGAGGGTTCGTGCCAGTTACCAGAATGCTCGGGCGAATTATTCGCAGGCGCAGGCAACCTTGAAGCAATCTGAAGCGAACTACAACCGTAATAAAACGCTTTTTGAAAGAGGGGTGATCTCCAAATCTGAATGGGACCAGATCACCAGCGATTTTGAGGTATCTCAGGCCAATAAAGAATCGGCTTATTTTAGCATGCAAAGTGCGGCGGCTTCTGTGAACGAAGCCACAGATAACCTGGGTCGTACCAATATTTATGCACCAATGACGGGAACGATTTCCAAACTGGATGCGGAATTAGGAGAGCGTGTGGTTGGAACCCAGCAAATGGCGGGAACCGAAATTTTACGAGTAGCCAACCTGGATAATATGGAGGTTGAGGTAGACGTGAATGAGAACGACATCGTAAAAGTTTCAGTTGGAGATTCTACTGTGGTGGAGGTTGATGCCTACCTGAAAAAGGAATTCAAAGGCGTGGTGACTGAAATATCCAATACGGCTGATAATGAATTGACAACAGACCAGGTAACGAATTTTAAGGTAAAAGTGCGTATTCTGAAAGATTCGTATGGCGATCTTCTGGAAGGAAAACCGGAAAACTTTTCACCGTTCCGTCCGGGAATGACCGCCACTGTTGATATTATCACGGCTCAGGCAAAAGAGGTGATCGCTGTGCCAATCAGTTCTATCGTGATCAAAACCGATACGACCGCTACTAAAAAAGTACTAATCTCAGAACCTGTTGACGAAAATCAGCAAAAATTTGAGTGTGTATTTGTAAAAGACGGAAATAAGGCTAAACTTCGCGTGGTGAAAACAGGTATTCAGGACGATACCTTTATCGAGATCTCCGAAGGCCTTAAAGAAGGTGAGGAAGTGATTACCGGGCCTTACAGTACGGTGACTAAAGAGCTTCAGCCGGGCGATGAGATCGAGGTGAAAAAAGGTGGGCCTCCAAATGCCGACTAA
- the tsaB gene encoding tRNA (adenosine(37)-N6)-threonylcarbamoyltransferase complex dimerization subunit type 1 TsaB, whose protein sequence is MALILCLETATTNCSVALARDGKQIALREINSKQYSHAEKLHVFIDEILKEQQLEPTALDALAISKGPGSYTGLRIGVSAAKGLCFSLDIPLIAIPTLDLISHRIKVTEGFIVPLMDARRMEVYSAVFNPEFEQVRDTKAEILEENSFEEYLSQGPVHFIGNGVQKFQEVCNHPNANFHIQEFPSATEMCGIAEEMHKKSDTVDVAYFEPYYLKDFIAG, encoded by the coding sequence TTGGCACTAATTCTTTGTCTGGAAACTGCGACGACCAATTGCTCGGTTGCGCTGGCCAGGGATGGCAAACAGATTGCTTTAAGGGAAATCAACAGCAAACAATATTCTCATGCTGAAAAACTGCATGTGTTCATCGATGAGATCCTGAAGGAACAGCAGTTGGAGCCAACGGCTCTGGATGCGCTGGCAATCAGTAAAGGGCCTGGTTCTTACACCGGCCTGAGAATTGGGGTTTCAGCGGCCAAAGGCCTTTGTTTTTCTCTGGATATTCCCCTTATTGCGATTCCAACATTGGACCTGATCAGTCACAGGATTAAGGTCACAGAAGGGTTTATCGTTCCGCTCATGGACGCCCGCAGAATGGAGGTATATTCCGCAGTTTTTAATCCCGAATTTGAGCAGGTAAGAGACACGAAAGCAGAAATTCTGGAGGAAAATTCTTTTGAGGAATATCTGTCCCAGGGGCCTGTTCACTTTATAGGGAACGGGGTTCAGAAATTCCAGGAGGTCTGTAATCACCCAAATGCCAATTTCCATATCCAGGAGTTTCCTTCCGCAACTGAAATGTGTGGGATCGCCGAGGAAATGCACAAAAAAAGCGACACGGTAGATGTCGCTTATTTTGAACCTTATTATCTGAAAGATTTTATAGCGGGTTAA
- a CDS encoding mechanosensitive ion channel family protein: protein MDKLNDYGHIAKEYAEKFIDYLPTLLGAIALLLIGLWVIKIIVKYIEKIFQKKDYDPTLEKFTVNAASWGLKILLFVLVITQLGVESASLVAAIGAAGLAIGLALQGSLSNLAGGVLIIVLKPFKVGDWIEAQGVSGSVVEISLFYTKLNTFGNQRAVIPNGELSNDNIVNYSFNDTRRENLTFGISYDDDIKKAKEVLTNMVMERDDIEKEPAPQIIVSELGDSSVNFSVRYFAKNSVFWDIHWYMIEEGKIRLEEAGMTIPYPQRDVYLYDQTKMKGTIRDKRSE from the coding sequence ATGGACAAGCTGAATGATTACGGGCATATCGCTAAAGAATATGCCGAAAAATTCATCGATTATCTTCCTACGCTTCTTGGAGCCATTGCGCTGCTGCTCATTGGTCTCTGGGTGATCAAGATCATCGTAAAGTATATTGAAAAAATATTCCAGAAAAAAGATTACGATCCCACCCTTGAAAAGTTCACCGTGAACGCTGCGAGCTGGGGACTGAAAATTCTGCTTTTTGTACTGGTTATCACGCAGCTTGGAGTGGAAAGCGCTTCACTGGTAGCAGCCATTGGTGCAGCAGGTCTGGCGATTGGTCTGGCCTTACAGGGATCCTTATCCAACCTTGCCGGTGGTGTACTAATCATCGTTCTCAAACCTTTTAAAGTTGGTGACTGGATCGAAGCCCAGGGAGTTTCTGGAAGCGTTGTGGAAATTTCTCTTTTTTACACTAAGCTGAACACTTTTGGGAACCAGCGTGCCGTGATCCCAAACGGGGAACTGAGCAACGACAACATCGTGAATTACAGTTTTAATGATACCCGCCGTGAAAACCTCACTTTCGGTATCTCGTATGATGATGACATTAAAAAAGCCAAAGAGGTACTTACCAATATGGTGATGGAGCGTGACGACATTGAGAAAGAACCGGCTCCTCAAATTATCGTTTCCGAACTTGGAGACAGTTCCGTGAACTTCTCGGTACGTTATTTTGCCAAAAACAGCGTTTTCTGGGATATTCACTGGTATATGATCGAGGAAGGTAAGATCAGGCTGGAAGAGGCTGGAATGACAATTCCTTATCCGCAGAGAGATGTGTATCTGTATGATCAAACAAAAATGAAGGGAACGATCAGGGACAAAAGATCGGAATAG